Proteins encoded by one window of Engraulis encrasicolus isolate BLACKSEA-1 chromosome 21, IST_EnEncr_1.0, whole genome shotgun sequence:
- the LOC134437564 gene encoding uncharacterized protein LOC134437564 isoform X1, which produces MQSWEPPQQPQRPAKSRMITRLPHSEISGTSMGSKMAPSFASLYCGLFEQQHIWDECNPHLQHITNWKRYIDDVFFIWQGTESQLKTFHEYINSRNTHLRFTMEYSKHQMSFLDILVYRHGEHLGTTLYRKPTDKNSILHGLSYHPVPLKKSLPISQFSRIRRLCSKDEDFQKEAQDLEARFGDRQYKPEWITSARRRFNGVPVGWPTLEKQPGA; this is translated from the exons ATGCAGAGTTGGGAGCCGCCGCAGCAACCCCAGAGACCAGCGAAGAGCAGAATGATCACTCGACTACCACATTCAGAG ATCTCAGGGACCAGCATGGGATCGAAGATGGCCCCGAGCTTCGCCTCCTTGTACTGCGGCCTCTTCGAACAGCAACACATCTGGGATGAATGCAACCCTCATCTTCAACACATCACTAACTGGAAACGCTACATCGACGACGTGTTCTTTATTTGGCAAGGTACAGAGAGTCAGCTCAAAACATTCCACGAATACATAAATTCACGTAACACACACTTAAGATTCACCATGGAATACAGCAAACATCAAATGAGCTTTTTAGACATACTGGTGTATAGGCATGGAGAACACTTAGGTACCACTCTTTACCGTAAGCCAACTGACAAAAACTCAATCCTACACGGCCTTTCATATCATCCAGTTCCACTGAAAAAAAGTTTACCCATTTCACAGTTTAGCCGCATCAGACGGCTCTGCAGCAAAGACGAGGACTTTCAGAAGGAAGCCCAGGACCTGGAGGCCCGGTTCGGAGACAGACAGTACAAGCCTGAGTGGATCACAAGCGCTAGGAGGCGCTTCAATG GTGTCCCTGTGGGCTGGCCTACATTGGAAAAACAACCAGGAGCTTGA
- the LOC134437564 gene encoding uncharacterized protein LOC134437564 isoform X2 has translation MQSWEPPQQPQRPAKSRMITRLPHSEISGTSMGSKMAPSFASLYCGLFEQQHIWDECNPHLQHITNWKRYIDDVFFIWQAASDGSAAKTRTFRRKPRTWRPGSETDSTSLSGSQALGGASMVSLWAGLHWKNNQELENQDS, from the exons ATGCAGAGTTGGGAGCCGCCGCAGCAACCCCAGAGACCAGCGAAGAGCAGAATGATCACTCGACTACCACATTCAGAG ATCTCAGGGACCAGCATGGGATCGAAGATGGCCCCGAGCTTCGCCTCCTTGTACTGCGGCCTCTTCGAACAGCAACACATCTGGGATGAATGCAACCCTCATCTTCAACACATCACTAACTGGAAACGCTACATCGACGACGTGTTCTTTATTTGGCAAG CCGCATCAGACGGCTCTGCAGCAAAGACGAGGACTTTCAGAAGGAAGCCCAGGACCTGGAGGCCCGGTTCGGAGACAGACAGTACAAGCCTGAGTGGATCACAAGCGCTAGGAGGCGCTTCAATG GTGTCCCTGTGGGCTGGCCTACATTGGAAAAACAACCAGGAGCTTGAAAACCAGGATAGCTGA